The Schistocerca nitens isolate TAMUIC-IGC-003100 chromosome 2, iqSchNite1.1, whole genome shotgun sequence nucleotide sequence TGAGGTATTGCTTAGCATAGCTGGTATAAGAGAAAACCCTTTGTATTCAGTTGGTAAAATCTTGACATTCTTATGACATTTCTTATTACTGTAGGCCTAACTGACATTGTGCCACGTTTTCATTGTTAAGTTGAGACAGCCTAGCGGCTTTAAATTCAGTATTGTTGCTTATCATTGCGTAAGCAGTGAGATGTTTAACCCTGAATAATCTTTACAGTGCATCAGCTCAGTCATGAATGTTGAATGTATTGGTATGGGAATATTACTTGCTGTGCCATTGTATGTTTTGTATTAAGTTGTACTGTGTTCAGAAAGCATCTTCCTCAAGCATGACTATGGCACAGTCTTGAGTGCGTCCTCTGTTCCCTAGATCCCATTGACTCACCGTATGCATTCGTTTGCTCAAGGTCCTTGTAAAAAGaagagttaaaatattttattgtgtgtAAGGAGGGAGTTAGCACATTTTATCTAAAACCTTTCCTGAGTGTTTGTGACGTTATCTTTTTGTGTTAATACTGTTGGGGCCAGTATCACAGTATAAGCTGTTGACTAAGATAGGTATATGGTagctaattgaaaccctcagctgccgacaggtgttgttgatatacctcgatggggacagctgtaaatgtgtgccccaaccgggactcgaaactgggacctcccgcttacatggcagatgctatgtccatctgagccaccgaggacacagataaatagcgcaactgcaggaacttatcccttgcatgcttgttgtgagacccacattcccaactgtccacaatctacatacgtaatgtttctaATAGATATTTGCTCATCCACACATTGCTtgtgcacactaaggtgacgattcctgtCCCAGGTTGAAGTCCCggccgggacacacattttcagctgtccccatcgaagtatatcaacaacacctgtcggcagctgagggtttcagttagttatcatttattctacagaagctgcacggtcatcaatggtatctgttctttcaagaacagttactatcttcatataagaTAGGTATAGATGGCTGTTGTCATTACATTCACATGTCTCGAGCAAATGAATGTTGCCATCGCCACCACTGATTTGTGTGTTTAGTGCTTCTTGTGCTGTAGCAGCTCTGTAATTAGTTGATACAGTCAGAGGTGGCTGTCTGCTAATTTCATTGTAGCTCTTAAGCTCTTCATTTTATATTATTGCTGTTGTGTTTCTACGTTTTGAGCTCGTATTGCTAATAAAGACATTTTTGGCCTTTTGTTTATAGATACAATAATTGGGCGTCTTATCATGCTGATACAATGTACCTTTTTCTatggtggctttttatgttataatGTTCATTGGGAATTTATGTAGAAGAAAATAGTATACTGCAAATAAAGTGTGGTCTGTAATTTAGTATGTGGATCAGTTTTTATATATAATGGTGTCATTTCATATAAATAAATTGGGGAAAAAAAAAGACTGAGCTGAGCACAGCCATAAACATAACCATCTTAAAGCGATGCAAATCTTCAAGATCAGAGTTTAAAAAGGGTTTTGTTTTGGGCTCTAAGGAATGTAATGATGATTAAAACTGAATGGTTAATAGTATCACTCATCTTGGAAACCTCAGTTTAGAAAAACCTTCATCAGACAAAAAATTAAACAAACCATTCTGATGTCACTGAATTTCTGTTGTCTGAAATCAGTTACTGATAGTAGCGACTAATGAAGATTTTCGACATAGTAGAGcgtaattgaagatgaaacacccaAGTTGTGATATTTAACATCATTGTGTCCAGTTTGATGGCTTATTTACAGGTTCTGATCACTTTATTTTTTATCTCCAATTTGTGTTCAGAGTTATTTCCAATAACACCTTGCTTACAGTTTGTGTGACTTCCCTTATTAGCACTATTTATTTAGCTCTTTAATACTTTCAAGTAGATAACTGTGTTGCTTCATGAACTGAAGTAGTAGTTTCTGTATTACATTTGAGGtactcaatttttttaaaactgttaatACTAAAATTGACTGTATTCCAAATAGAGTTTATACAAAACACACTAAATTGTTAGAGATTAAACTTAGACATGTAATTGTTACAACTGTAGGTTGTGAAAATCTCCCCTGATCAGCAGTTCATATGCTTAATGCTGGAACTATAAAAACATGATTTGTAAATAACTGATAGTATAAATAGTGGTTCACACTAAAGGTTGTCAACAGCTGTCAGATacattattcaaaaaatgtttgtgtcatgtagttagaaatttgagtttgatGGAACTGATCCACAACTTTAATTTTGGGGCATTTCAATAATATAAAAGTCACATTGCCATTTAACACTTCCGTTATTTGAGAAAgctcatttaattacttttgtgactgctcttttttgtaaatttgttgATCATGCTCGTTTGATTGTTTCTGATTGCAGCCCATATTGGATACAGTCATATCAGGAAACATTTAGTAATTTTAAGCACATGGGATTGTGGGAGTACTGCTTTGAACAATTCCGTTACCCGTATTATCAGTTTCCTAAACTGTTTGATGGATGCCACTACGTATTCAGTCAAGAATATTATGTTATTAGAGAATGGCTGCTTCCAGGTGGGTAACATTTGGCTTTACTTCAAAATCAGTAGTGTGGATGCTTCTTTTGCACCATTTTTTCTGATATATGAAACAATTTACAGGTTGGCTTATGGTTGTTCAGGCTTTCGTAACATTAGCACTGATGTTGTCATTTACATCTCAAAGCATCATTGCTCTGGAACTTGTCCGTTGGCCACTGGAATTTGTCTTGACATATGAGTGGTTTTTATCAGGAATTGCTTTCTTGTGCAATGCTATCACAGGTAATTTATTTCTTTTGCAGAACTGTAGCTCTTCTGTTGTGAAATAAGGGTTTCTTGGTTTATTCTATGAGATATCATTTATTGTTAAACTGACAGCAGTAACACTGAATCAAAATTTCTCAGTTTCCATCTGGTTAAAATGCCACAAGCTTTCAACCTACCACTCCCTGTGGAATACCATTCCACTTGACAGTGGCCAGGGAGTGCTTGGTTGAAAGTTCTTGGCATTTTAACCACTTCATGTGATGTGGCTGAAAGCATTTGATTTAGATATCTTTTACACTGAAATactattaattgtaaatatttcacaGGAAACTTGGTAACACGAGTTCTCCTGTTTTTAGGATGATTAGAAATAGGTAACAGTTACTGGCAGAGGCAGACATTTCCACTCACTATGTGATTTGAAAGGTGGTGATGCTGTGATCTCTCAGTCACTGTGCAGAATATACTATATGAGTGAATGACGTGAGTGCGCATGTTGAATTGGAGAGAATTATTTTGATGTTGCTATTTTACAGTATAATCTCTTCTCTTTGCCGCTAAATCATTTCTCTTATCAGTTACTCAAATGCTTAACTTTATCTTTGATATTCACTATAGGTTTATCTAATAAATGTGTCATTGTGCACACATTCTAAATGCCAATTTTCTATTAACATTAACTTACtcatttttgaatatttctttTTCGTTTCAGCTGCTTTCTTGTTCTTGGCTGTAACTATATTTGGCGGGGAATGTTGGCGCCGTGACTGGATAATGTACCCTAATTTCAACTACCTATCTTGGTCTTACGGATTTGCTGTGTTATCAATGTTTTGTCATGGATTTTCAGCATTGTTTGTGTACTTGGTGAGTTTTTAAATATGGTATCACATAAATTATCTGAAGTCTGAAGCAGTTGTCAATCACAACTCTATTAGTGACTATCCTGTACATACTTGTGAGATTTATCACACAGTAGTATGGCTTGATTTACAGACAGGTTCTTTACATAGCCAATTTTGTCCCTGTTATATTTTAAGGAGAACCAAAACCGATTACCATTCCAAAGGTCTTCGTTCTGTCTTCATTTTGTAAATGTTGCTTGGTATCAAAAATTTGTGCTTCATTTTAAGTTTTTTTGTGAAAGGAAATAAGGCATGTTGGAATGGATGGTGACAGCTTATAAGTCATAGATATGGGATGGTGAGTGCCGTTTTATGAAACACTGTAATCCAGGAAGCTGTCTTCTTTTCTACAAACCAGGACATCCAGAAGATAAATGCTTTTTGGAGATGTGTAGATGATACCCTTGCGGTATGACCGCATGGGACGAACATTTGAACTCTCCCCCATTTGATCGTCTGTTTCACCATAGAAatggggggagggatggagggagggggagagagggagggagggggagagagggagggagggagggagagacctCTCATTTCTAAATGTCATGGTTCGCAGAAAAGAGAGGGCTCTTTGGGTCACAGTATGTTTTGTAAACATACACTGACACTGTGAGCTATGATCTGTGAAAAACCACTGCAAAGAACAGTGTGGGCTTGCATTCACAGGACTAGGACTATCTCAGATCCTGAGAGTGTATCAGTAGAGCTTAGCCATCTCTGCTCATAGCTCCTCCAGAACATGTGTTCAGACAAGCAAATTCACAATGCATTTTGATCAGCACACACTAAACCTCAAGAGCAGCCAGAAGAAGCGGAAGTCTCCATGAGGATGGTTTTCTACCTTATATTGAGTGCAAATGAGGCTGAGTACCATTAAAGAAGACCTAGATCTAAGATCAGAAACATGAATCTTTCATTGGTGAGACGTATCACACTATTAAAGACAGATGTGATGAACATAGATGTCATACCAGATTGgatcagccagaaaaatctgctgtTGCTGAATACTGCCTCAGTACAAGACACAGCATGAACTACTGAGAGAGAAAAATGCTGTAATCCACCTCCGTGTACTGGGACTCAGTCATTGAAGAAGAAGTTGAAATATATGTAGCTAACAACTTAATTAACAGAGAGACCAGATTTCGACTCAGTGAAACACGGGAACCAACACTGGCTGCACTAAGGCAGTGTGTTAACACAGATGGGGAATCAAAATCAGGACAGTTAAGCAGGGCACCTACGTCTTGGCCGCACAAGTATACTGGGGAGTATGTGGCTTGTAGCCACGgctttactgtactgtactgttcaTGTGAGTCCGTGGCCTGTTTCTCCAGTAGTGGGGCTCTTGGATGTCCCCTATGAAGATGTTTTAGCCCTGCCCCTTGGCAACTGCACTTTTTTGGTGAACGGCACATAAATTGACAGGTTACACCTGAATATGAGGAGCAATTGCCTTTTAAAAATAATGTGCagtttaccaaacgaaagcgctggcaggtcgatagacacacaaacatacacacaaaattcaagcttttgcaacaaactgttgcctcatcaggaaagaaggatccctctttcctgatgaggtaacagtttgttacgaaagcttgaattttgtgtgtacgtttgtgtttgtttgtgtgtgtatcgacctgccagcgctttcgtttggtaagtcacatcatctttgttttagatatatttttcccatgtggaatgtttccctctattattttaATGTGCAGTTTAGATATAAGggatgttcaaaaagaaacgagccagaggcataattagagaaaccagtacctatatgttagaagtattgaccctggctgttgaaacacttgtcccactgtgacataaGACAGTGAATGGCTgtgtcataaaattcctggggccgcgatatgggtgagattgcctggtcgttttgatttgatcgctcggtgaagggtggtcaaggtttgcgagtaatgctgggcattcactctTGTGAATCTCTCCCTGTGACTGTGCCATttgtggtccccttaaaaaggctgtgAAGGGCAAACGATTCACCCAGACGACAACGTCCAGCTGTATATGCAGAACTAGTTCACATCACACCCCTGCGAATTTTATGTGACAGCTATTCATGGCCTTGTGTCACAGTGTGGCAAGTGTCTcaatagccagggtcaatacttctaacatacaggtactggttatgcctccagctcgttttCTTTTTAATACCATTCTACACAGTGCCCATAAACATTTCACGAATTTATTGTGTTGGGAAAGCCTCGAACAGCAAAACAGATTCTGTTGGATAAAAGTGTATTTCCTCTTCCATCTATCATCAATAAGATTGAATAAAGTAAATAAGAAgagcaatattacgaaaaggatagatggctactcaccatgtagaagagatactgagttgcagacagacacaacaaaaagactgcgagACATTTTAGCTTCCGGCAAAAGGCTTTCTTGTgatgtagaaaaaaagaaaaaacacacacacacacacacacacacacacacacacacacacacacacacacacacacactgcaactcaatgtgtcctccatatggagagtagcaatctatacttttaTAATACTgtcattccatcctggactttccattgcttGATTTTGAGTAACACAAGAACATAGTTTACTCAACTCTTAATAAAAGTATTTAATCAGCTTGCtaattttccatatgtttttaacTTTACACCAAAACAAATAGAGCTGCACcccatacatgtacagtatttcagACTGCTAAGTACGAACATGAGTGAATACTTGATTGGGGCTGTGTAACATAGTGGGTTGGAATTGCACATTAATTTCATTGAAGGAATAAGGGTAACCTGGCATACTGATACACTGAAAGCAAATATGTTCATTTATGAAAAATTAGTTGTAGATTGGAAACAGTAGTGTGTGAAATGCACCTCTGCCATGTACTTTACGGTAATTTGTGAAGTTTAAGTGTAGATGAAAACAATTTCATCTTCAGACAGGAGAGTGGTattatgctgaaaaaattatgcaGTTCTGGTTCTGTGCTACAGTCCAACACAAAGCTGGAGACAGTTTGTTGAACATCTTAGAACCGTGTGCAAAAAGCAGTCATATTCAAAATAAAAGCAATGTAATGAAGCAATTTCCAGAAACTAGGGCATAATACCAGCAGTGGAGACAGTGAAACTGGCAAATTATATAATAATGGTTCCAGAGAGTACTTGCACAAAAGACCAACACCCATTTACAGTTGTGCTTAAAATAACAATGTATGCTGTGTTATGTGTATTTTTGTGATGATTTTGAATTTCCAGTCCTCTCTGTATGTCATTACAGTTGCATTAAATCATCCATGCACAACTTTCAACATCAAATTGCTTTCATGCCAAATTTCCTAATTTTTCAGATATATTCTTAGTGTCAGGATACTTGTGCTTTTAAAATGTGGTTTCATTtctaattattttaattacatcatatgtaaaataaataatgcaaGATTTACCATTTGTGCTGCACAGTATTGTTTACGCATTAATTCTTATCATGAACAGGTCCGAAAGCTGGAATATTTAGAAGCCTAAATATATTTTACAACTAGTGCACATGCAGACAGAGCAGAGAAAGTAATTACATAGGGCTACTGCAATACAATGTTATGGTTTTATCTctaacatacacacaaaaatatgAAGATGAGTTGCATACTGTTGTTTATGGTTCCTACACTAAATATGAAGAAGAGGTACTATGCCTTACTGCCTTCAGAATGTGACTGATGACCATTATATTCTGTTTATTTAAACTAACACATATGGTAAAAAGACATTGCACTTTATTTTCTAGAATATCCATGAAATGTTTCCCAGTTCATTGCCATCAATATACACTGCACTGTGTTCAGATGGCTCTTTCCTACTTCTGTCAAACAAGTGAAACTGCTCAAATGACTTATATATTGATTGCATATTTTCCATTACAGGCCAACAGGTTGCCTGTATGCTATTCACTGAGAGTAGAAGGCCACACCTCTATACATGACTCAGCCCAATCTGTCCTCAGAATCTCAGAATACAATGGAATTGCGATTTCAGAAACATTCTCGAGTATcccatgaaacatgttttatgagaAATGAACTGAGATGTTCTTAAGTATCTCAAGACATGTAGGCCAATTTCTCAGCCTCTATCTCAAAGCAGTGTTACAGGGTGACTCACTCTCAGTGTACGAAAATGATTGATCAAAGAAGGCCTACAGCCTTCTGGTTGTCCGCTGAAAATGCTTTTATGCTAGACGGCTGTAAGGAAATGCAGAATGACATAGTATTTTCACTTAATGCACTGCCTTGCAGATTTCTATAGTTGGCTAAATTCATTTTCTCATTACATTTCTGGTAAACTTCTGTAAACTGCCAAGCTCTTAAAAATTAAATGTGCATGTATTGAACAAGTAATATTAAAGAACTCCACATTCATTCattcagccagccagccagccagccagtcagtcAGAGAGGTCATTAAAACAGTTTCTTTCTGTGCATCAATCTTGAGTGAGAGGGTCGGGGGAAAATCTGTATTTTCAATGTGCTTTCCCTATTACTGTCAGTTTTAGCTGACCAGTTTCCAGTAATATCCTGCATTTACCGtacttactcgaatctaagccgcactttttttccggtttttgtaatccaaaaatccccctgcagcttagaatcgagtgcaaagtaagcggaagttctgaaaaatgttggtaggtgccgccacaactaacttctgccgtcaaatatatatagcactacacaggcatgctttgcaggcacaaagataaatactggcgccaaaccctctgcgtcagtaaataaaagctcgtcttcaccttttttttttttttttctccgcctcgagtttcgaccactgcatattcatacattattcaacgaagtaaatacaaattccgtattgtccatcttcgaatgtagcagcatttcaatgtactacgaaaatccgactgacaatactgtttgggatgtttgtcaatatggccaactctacgttctgaaattttcctacctgtgagaagacatGGTTCcttataggaacttttatgaattgttaaTCGCTTGCAGTATTCTctccaccataagaataatacgaatataaagattttgccatgtattcttttgtgtttgctgctaactcatttaaatcctgtctgcctaataaactacgaaactagatgagacaacagcaaacgcggaagaatatacatatcgtgtcatgtttatattcatattattcttatgcctaatagcaaTACagccagaaatgaagcacggcaattgactagatttttaaatctaagattactctaatttcagtgcagaatgtaatgtagtaaagaggtatctgcaaagattttcaaacggagaaaatttttcgctaaactctcattcagaacatcattTATCATACgctgtctattatttggttcttgttgatcattatcaaagaaagcagcagtgtaagtaacaacaaatagcagtctcttgccattgtttcgctaatgagacaattcctctctctctcttttttaattgtaagcggcagtagcgtgcacaaaagcaatcCATGCCGCGAGTGGTGACAGGTCGTAAACGAAGTACGCgaaaaaggaagagtacccgtataaaaacggacggagcacctgacgcatagcaatggctacctggtaaagcttaactgctaagcttacgactcgaaccaaactactgtagctgtattgtcattcattcgacctaaattgtgtctcatattacaatggaccaactttgcttcaatttggaggtgcggcctaaaacttctctccccttgaatttcgagtctcaaatttcaggtgcggcttcgattcgggaaaatttttttttcatttcgagtctcatttttcaggtgcagct carries:
- the LOC126236983 gene encoding uncharacterized protein LOC126236983; its protein translation is MTAGKQDYPKASNALVFGGMLTFIAGMMLLMAFASPYWIQSYQETFSNFKHMGLWEYCFEQFRYPYYQFPKLFDGCHYVFSQEYYVIREWLLPGWLMVVQAFVTLALMLSFTSQSIIALELVRWPLEFVLTYEWFLSGIAFLCNAITAAFLFLAVTIFGGECWRRDWIMYPNFNYLSWSYGFAVLSMFCHGFSALFVYLDARKNWIMRKESQNLVAQMHPNPGRNGFV